One part of the Eucalyptus grandis isolate ANBG69807.140 chromosome 10, ASM1654582v1, whole genome shotgun sequence genome encodes these proteins:
- the LOC108955606 gene encoding probable disease resistance protein RF45, protein MAASDTRSCMLVAEAATQIVLQKLDILLSRPVCIECLSMRASMEDAKAKLATIQDFISTQYRPSKTTEWSGRLLQAMNYAEEFIDKFQLRKACKRHEALHMAAWPLAALVAKCKLRRDLSILVNKMEGLCDEKFLKEAAEHKRKNGPASSSSHPRAPWQGTKLASLTSFWDRYVPIISLYLQDEKKKLMKWMIMQQGGIQGTSIFGRSGTGKAILARWAHSQAKYMDYERRAYVHISAGMDKRQFLFEILKQVEKQAREMKDMDIKEIKAMLSRKLAETKRFLIVLDEVQQSNEPLLRELAMILPFSSQGHLIYTTQDDKIAQYMNTSGTEPIKLEDMDVEGSQRMLAWELHGVPDGGKLSDEEKKILEICPAVPLCISLIGGFLSNAAEHERAALAKERSMMTLLDILQLSCHKLPVHLKPCFIYMALFPVTFPIPTRRLLRLWLADGLLNSHCYDIEGERTRKPEDVGAMFILELAHRNVIYVPSRRKDGSPKTCQMVVPLHEMIRPIAMSVGFLHIHAARKSEGGNDHDPTSQQQQPPAQPRERTKVRWLVEHANIVTVGSRGYPNLNLRHVSSFLSFHQRRGVLTKDVSTFLRKMTSETDYSLLRVLDLEGVYKPSLQGVLPKLVLLRYLGLRSTVLDSIPREVADLHYLETLDIKHTNITSLPSSLEGEELEAPASKLVLCRLDEHPQGLSQQCQCLD, encoded by the coding sequence ATGGCTGCTTCCGACACGAGAAGCTGCATGTTGGTCGCCGAAGCCGCCACCCAGATCGTGTTGCAGAAACTAGATATCTTGCTCTCTCGCCCGGTGTGCATCGAGTGCTTATCGATGCGAGCCAGTATGGAGGACGCCAAGGCGAAGCTGGCCACGATCCAAGACTTCATTTCCACTCAATACAGACCGTCCAAAACCACGGAGTGGTCGGGGCGCCTCCTCCAAGCCATGAACTACGCTGAGGAATTCATAGACAAGTTCCAGCTCAGAAAGGCCTGCAAGAGGCACGAGGCCCTCCACATGGCCGCATGGCCGCTTGCTGCGCTCGTCGCCAAGTGCAAGCTGCGGAGGGACTTGTCCATACTGGTGAATAAGATGGAGGGGCTGTGTGATGAGAAGTTCCTGAAGGAAGCGGCTGAGCACAAGAGGAAAAATGGACCTGCCAGTTCCTCCTCCCATCCTCGTGCTCCATGGCAAGGCACAAAATTGGCGAGTCTGACTAGTTTCTGGGATCGGTACGTGCCTATTATTTCCTTATATCTTCAGGACGAGAAAAAGAAGCTAATGAAGTGGATGATAATGCAGCAAGGGGGGATCCAAGGGACTTCAATTTTCGGCAGGTCAGGGACCGGCAAGGCGATCCTCGCAAGATGGGCCCACAGCCAAGCGAAGTACATGGACTATGAGCGGCGTGCTTATGTCCACATCTCGGCCGGCATGGACAAGCGGCAGTTCCTGTTCGAGATACTGAAGCAAGTCGAGAAGCAAGCGAGGGAAATGAAGGACATGGATATCAAGGAGATAAAGGCAATGCTGAGTCGGAAATTGGCTGAGACGAAGAGATTTCTCATAGTGTTGGATGAAGTGCAGCAGTCCAACGAGCCACTCTTGCGAGAGTTAGCGATGATCCTTCCGTTCTCTTCGCAGGGCCACCTAATTTATACCACTCAGGACGATAAGATAGCCCAGTACATGAATACATCCGGGACAGAGCCGATCAAGTTAGAAGATATGGACGTTGAAGGAAGCCAGCGCATGCTAGCATGGGAGTTGCATGGAGTACCAGATGGTGGGAAACTCTCAGATGAGGAGAAAAAGATCCTAGAAATTTGTCCTGCCGTGCCGCTCTGCATATCTTTAATCGGTGGGTTTCTGTCGAATGCTGCAGAGCACGAACGAGCAGCGTTGGCGAAAGAGCGTTCTATGATGACATTGTTAGATATACTACAATTGAGTTGCCATAAATTGCCGGTCCATCTAAAACCTTGCTTCATCTACATGGCTTTGTTCCCCGTAACATTCCCCATTCCGACAAGAAGGCTATTGAGGCTGTGGTTGGCTGATGGCTTATTGAATTCGCATTGTTACGACATAGAAGGGGAAAGGACAAGGAAGCCCGAGGATGTGGGAGCGATGTTCATTCTGGAGCTCGCGCATAGGAATGTGATCTATGTGCCGAGCCGGAGGAAGGATGGATCCCCCAAAACTTGCCAGATGGTCGTTCCTCTGCATGAGATGATCCGCCCGATCGCAATGAGCGTGGGGTTCCTCCACATACATGCCGCTCGCAAGTCGGAAGGCGGGAACGACCATGACCCAACCAGCCAGCAACAGCAGCCGCCGGCCCAACCACGAGAAAGAACCAAGGTTCGGTGGCTTGTGGAGCACGCAAACATAGTCACCGTCGGCAGCCGTGGCTACCCCAATTTGAACCTCCGCCACGTAAGCTCGTTTCTGTCGTTCCACCAGAGGAGAGGCGTGCTGACCAAAGACGTCAGCACGTTTCTTAGGAAGATGACGTCCGAGACTGACTATAGCTTGCTAAGGGTGCTTGATTTGGAGGGTGTGTATAAGCCATCCTTGCAAGGCGTGCTCCCCAAGCTGGTGCTCCTGAGGTACCTAGGGTTGAGATCCACGGTGTTGGACTCGATCCCACGTGAGGTTGCGGATCTGCACTACCTCGAGACTCTGGACATAAAGCACACTAACATCACTTCGCTGCCGAGTTCCTTAGAAGGCGAGGAACTTGAGGCACCTGCATCTAAATTGGTTTTATGTCGACTTGACGAACATCCTCAGGGCTTGTCGCAACAATGTCAATGCCTTGACTAA
- the LOC104422751 gene encoding uncharacterized protein LOC104422751, which produces MAILESWNAMGSSIHTPRQNLSVECKDHEAVEGQKLTTDIGEKEISTEMCWQEEIHTQVKAPIFNVKKQVELSSSKRPPEVEAVVLHNQSLREKQPKLSDHDLPRSLEFESEALATNHTVNKSTGSGSVTTGAPFDVPPVDLGKFKKVQETEIFAPKYHAESFSKQKPPESQLDAQEDAQSYAQAQLLEPSFEGKTSQVRSPFKEEPALPHGPVDLEHGQRSQMPHQLQLDGEGQQELSVHGHAVVLEAANFMPPCLTQVQNLGQQQQAKTQPWGQGFLNVKGNGASAFRVESISPQSKQLSPEQHKFSESQTSPVSAFVVGLPAAVHHDQVQNELRCEKLLPRDWELPPSKESALPLINERENKANKNSRPIRCYSLELFDREAVAPFTFLPKSPQPEQQKRERLLQQKPLQAEKMATAAKMLLLRHQHEQPCELKSIGNHLQQGEPKLQIEELESNHQLSKMNLEILHKAVDIPQQPQHRITRRYAKRQMLRQQSLLYKHKLRRRVSGPSQGDPSLDRVPADLLPLKHDTTVSAVVQPQIVQQGQRQLKRHGRTPQPKQQEQPEIKHLERPPKLRPDEDGVVRTPPLDQHHQQSCGPVQGDLVNEKPVMLQMKEPCLLLSMHRSSILEDLLNQNLFYLQDLFI; this is translated from the exons ATGGCAATTTTGGAATCTTGGAATGCGATGGGGTCATCAATCCACACGCCTCGGCAGAATCTGTCGGTGGAATGCAAGGATCATGAAGCTGTAGAGGGGCAAAAGTTGACAACTGAcattggagaaaaagaaatttccacaGAGATGTGCTGGCAAGAAGAGATTCATACTCAAGTGAAGGCACCGATATTTAATGTGAAGAAACAAGTGGAGCTTTCTAGTTCCAAGAGGCCCCCAGAGGTTGAAGCAGTAGTATTGCACAATCAATCTCTGAGGGAGAAGCAACCAAAGCTTTCTGACCATGACTTACCCAG ATCACTGGAATTTGAATCAGAGGCACTAGCAACTAATCATACTGTGAACAAGTCCACTGGATCAGGATCAGTAACTACTGGTGCACCTTTTGATGTGCCACCTGTGGATTTAGGGAAGTTTAAGAAGGTCCAAGAAACCGAAATTTTTGCTCCTAAATATCATGCTGAAAGTTTCAGTAAGCAGAAGCCACCTGAGTCTCAGTTGGATGCACAAGAGGATGCGCAGTCCTATGCACAAGCACAATTATTAGAACCTTCATTTGAAGGAAAAACTTCACAGGTTAGATCGCCATTCAAGGAAGAACCTGCTTTGCCACATGGACCTGTGGATTTGGAGCATGGTCAGAGAAGCCAAATGCCACACCAG TTGCAGCTCGATGGGGAGGGGCAGCAAGAACTTTCTGTTCACGGCCATGCGGTGGTGCTAGAAGCAGCCAACTTTATGCCTCCATGTTTGACTCAAGTGCAGAATCTTGGACAACAGCAGCAAGCGAAAACCCAGCCTTGGGGACAAGGCTTCTTGAATGTCAAAGGAAATGGTGCTTCTGCCTTTAGGGTGGAATCAATATCACCCCAGAGCAAGCAACTGAGTCCTGAGCAGCATAAATTTTCTGAATCCCAAACAAGTCCTGTATCTGCATTTGTAGTTGGACTGCCTGCAGCAGTGCATCATGACCAGGTGCAGAATGAACTGCGATGTGAAAAGTTACTTCCTCGGGATTGGGAGCTTCCTCCTTCCAAAGAATCTGCACTCCCTTTAATTAATGAGCGAGAGAACAAGGCAAACAAGAATAGCAGGCCGATCAGGTGCTATAGCCTAGAGTTATTTGATCGTGAAGCAGTTGCTCCTTTTACATTTTTGCCGAAGTCCCCGCAGCCAGAGCAGCAGAAGAGAGAAAGGCTTTTGCAGCAGAAGCCCCTCCAAGCTGAAAAGATGGCTACAGCGGCTAAAATGTTACTCCTTCGGCATCAACATGAGCAGCCATGTGAGCTTAAGAGCATTGGGAACCACTTGCAGCAAGGTGAGCCAAAGCTTCAAATTGAAGAACTGGAATCAAATCACCAGTTGTCCAAAATGAATTTGGAGATTCTGCATAAGGCAGTGGACATTCCGCAGCAACCACAGCATCGGATAACTAGGAGGTATGCTAAACGGCAAATGTTGCGACAGCAATCATTGTTGTACAAGCACAAATTGCGCCGTCGAGTGTCAGGGCCCTCTCAAGGTGATCCTAGCTTGGATAGAGTACCTGCAGATTTGTTGCCATTAAAACATGACACTACTGTCAGTGCTGTTGTGCAACCACAGATTGTGCAACAGGGGCAACGACAGCTTAAACGCCATGGGAGGACTCCTCAACCCAAGCAGCAGGAACAACCGGAGATTAAACATCTTGAGAGACCTCCTAAATTAAGACCAGATGAAGATGGAGTTGTCAGGACCCCTCCTTTAGATCAGCATCATCAACAATCGTGTGGTCCAGTCCAAGGAGACCTTGTAAACGAAAAGCCAGTGATGCTACAAATGAAGGAACCCTGCCTTCTTCTGAGCATGCACAGAAGCAGCATCTTGGAAGACCTCCTAAACCAAAACCTGTTTTACCTGCAGGACCTGTTCATCTGA
- the LOC104423975 gene encoding involucrin, with the protein MGAATTARPPPSSTLALPLTAELSLSSQERIRKLADVVLANLAKLGATNGMPASHSRNSIEERLSKLFPTFQTPNHPTYALMIRRAIQELNEEGGSSEESISKFIKAEYQDLPWGHTSLLSHHLMKLSECGEIISAPVNCYTLPFGDNNFSVHGRRDKSERGGQLRSEREKLHKKKDAFTEKENVGVGDRSKQQALVIQVTNPPKKARQSFSGAEGIDQFEHQQVELNRLQELDVMKEGRIGVEANEVLHEAHMQEYKRIEVSEKAQEGVVQAIEGQKQECQQSRAVQLKEKHPQQHEVIEESKPPEQDEVTENQAQLQEQHDKNNSQSIVRKDEAQKQIDVVVVEENPQHQTQDNEAMEEEHLGEDLDGKLVEQYKRNEWQVEVVKENELQDQHCEALGVQLQTLEKEIAGMEELTNHLRQQIQLADKHVAAQETLIESRNRSTDVCTVQKQLHDKQGEILSIMVRPDPLPCTPTFEDVGPSHISKEKCIELLKRNKEIEGRLMAIFESWNALESATHVPRQNLVVEGKDREPLEGKMLISDIGEIEISRQMCQQEGIHTLLKVPIFNVKKQVELSSSKRPPEVEAAVLDNVSLGETQPKLSDHDLPRSLEVEPEALTTNLTVDMSAGSGSITTGASFDVPLVDLGKFKKVEETEVSAPKYHDEIFSQQKPPKSQLDAAIYAQEDARVYEQAQLLEPSYERKTSPPFKEAPALPHGPVDLEHDERSQTSYQLDGERQQELSVQGHAVVLEAANMMPPCQTQVQNLRQQQQAKTQPWGQGFLNVKGNGASAFRMESIQPQSKQLSPERDKFSKSQTSSVSASAVGLPAAVHHEQVQNELQWEKFLPRDCKLPPSEASALPLINEQENEANMKGSPIRCYGLDLFDHKAVAPSTFLPKSLQPEQQKRKRPLQQKLLQSEKMATTAKMLLLRHQHEQTCELKCSANGLQLDEPKLQIEESGSNRPVSEMNLEILHKVVDIPQQPQHWKMGRHTKLQMSQQQLYKNKLRPRESGPIQGDLGLDRVPADLLPLNHEIAVNAVLQPQIVQQGQPQLKLRGRPPQTKQQGQLEIKCLGRPPKLRPDEDGVVRTSPLDQRHQQSCGPVQERPRKRKAGDARSEGNLPSSGHAQKRRLGRPPKPKPV; encoded by the exons ATGggtgccgccaccaccgcccgacCGCCACCGTCTTCCACGCTGGCTCTTCCACTGACCGCTGAGCTCTCCCTCTCGTCTCAG GAGAGGATTAGAAAGCTTGCTGACGTGGTTCTGGCAAACCTCGCCAAGTTGGGCGCTACCAATGGAATGCCTGCATCCCATTCCCGAAATAGCATTGAGGAGCGACTCAGCAAGCTATTCCCAACGTTCCAGACTCCCAATCACCCTACCTATGCCTtg ATGATTCGCAGGGCAATTCAGGAATTAAATGAGGAAGGGGGATCTAGTGAGGAATCGATATCTAAGTTCATTAAGGCAGAATATCAGGATTTGCCATGGGGACACACCAGCTTGTTGAGTCATCACCTGATGAAGCTCAGTGAATGTGGGGAAATTATTTCTGCTCCTGTGAACTGTTACACTTTACCATTTGGTGACAACAATTTCTCGGTACATGGTCGGAGGGATAAAAGTGAGAGAGGCGGCCAGCTAAGGAGTGAGAGAGAAAAGTTACACAAAAAGAAAGATGCATTCACTGAGAAAGAGAATGTCGGAGTAGGGGATAGAAGTAAGCAGCAAGCTTTAGTGATTCAAGTTACCAACCCGCCAAAAAAAGCTCGCCAGTCATTTAGCGGGGCTGAGGGCATAGATCAATTTGAGCATCAGCAAGTTGAGCTAAATAGATTACAGGAGCTGGATGTGATGAAAGAAGGAAGAATAGGGGTTGAAGCGAATGAAGTACTACATGAAGCACATATGcaggaatacaaaagaattgaGGTCTCGGAGAAAGCACAAGAGGGAGTCGTTCAAGCAATTGAAGGACAAAAACAAGAGTGCCAACAATCTAGAGCAGTTCAGCTGAAAGAGAAACATCCTCAACAGCATGAAGTaattgaagaatctaaacccCCAGAGCAGGATGAAGTAACCGAAAATCAAGCTCAGTTGCAGGAGCAGCATGACAAAAATAATAGTCAATCAATTGTTCGTAAGGATGAAGCTCAAAAACAAATTGATGTGGTTGTTGTGGAGGAGAATCCACAACATCAAACCCAGGATAACgaagccatggaagaagaacaTTTAGGAGAAGACCTTGATGGAAAATTAGTTGaacaatataaaagaaatgaatggcAAGTTGAAGTCGTCAAGGAGAATGAACTACAGGATCAACATTGTGAGGCTCTTGGTGTACAGCTCCAGacattggaaaaagaaatagcaGGGATGGAAGAGCTAACTAATCACCTGAGGCAACAAATTCAATTGGCTGACAAACATGTTGCTGCGCAAGAAACATTAATTGAATCGAGGAACAGAAGTACTGATGTTTG CACTGTGCAGAAGCAGCTACATGACAAACAAGGAGAGATTCTCTCTATCATGGTCAGACCCGATCCACTTCCTTGTACTCCTACTTTTGAGGACGTAGGTCCATCACATATATCTAAG GAGAAGTGTATAGAACTGCTAAAGCGGAACAAAGAGATTGAGGGTCGGCTCATGGCAATTTTTGAATCTTGGAATGCATTGGAGTCCGCAACCCATGTGCCTCGGCAAAATCTGGTGGTCGAAGGCAAGGATCGTGAACCTCTAGAGGGGAAAATGTTGATAAGTGACAttggagaaatagaaatttcCAGACAGATGTGCCAGCAAGAAGGCATTCATACTCTGCTGAAGGTACCTATATTCAATGTGAAGAAACAAGTGGAGCTTTCTAGTTCCAAGAGGCCCCCAGAAGTTGAAGCAGCAGTATTGGACAATGTTTCTCTGGGGGAGACGCAACCAAAGCTTTCTGACCATGACTTACCCAG ATCACTGGAAGTTGAACCAGAGGCATTAACAACTAATCTTACTGTGGACATGTCCGCTGGATCAGGATCAATAACTACTGGTGCCTCTTTTGATGTGCCACTTGTGGATTTAGGGAAGTTTAAGAAGGTCGAAGAAACTGAAGTTTCTGCTCCTAAATATCATGATGAAATTTTTAGTCAGCAGAAGCCACCTAAGTCTCAGTTAGATGCTGCCATTTATGCACAAGAGGATGCACGGGTCTATGAGCAAGCACAATTATTAGAACCCTCATATGAAAGAAAAACTTCACCGCCATTCAAAGAAGCACCTGCTTTGCCACATGGACCTGTGGATTTGGAGCATGATGAGAGAAGCCAAACTTCATACCAG CTTGATGGGGAGAGGCAGCAAGAACTTTCTGTTCAAGGCCATGCTGTGGTGCTAGAAGCAGCCAACATGATGCCTCCGTGTCAGACTCAAGTGCAGAATCTCAGACAACAGCAGCAAGCGAAAACCCAGCCTTGGGGACAAGGCTTCTTGAATGTCAAAGGAAATGGCGCTTCTGCCTTTAGGATGGAGTCAATACAACCACAGAGCAAGCAACTGAGTCCTGAACGGGATAAATTCTCTAAATCCCAAACAAGTTCTGTATCTGCATCTGCGGTTGGACTGCCTGCAGCAGTGCATCATGAGCAGGTGCAGAATGAACTGCAATGGGAAAAATTTCTTCCACGGGATTGTAAGCTTCCTCCTTCTGAAGCATCTGCACTCCCTTTAATTAATGAGCAAGAGAACGAAGCAAACATGAAAGGCAGCCCGATCAGGTGCTATGGCCTAGACTTATTTGACCATAAAGCAGTTGCTCCTTCCACATTTTTGCCGAAGTCCTTGCAGCCAGAGCAGCAGAAGAGGAAAAGGCCTTTGCAGCAGAAGCTCCTCCAATCTGAAAAGATGGCTACAACTGCTAAAATGTTACTCCTGCGGCATCAACATGAGCAGACATGCGAGCTTAAGTGCAGTGCGAACGGCTTGCAGCTAGATGAGCCAAAGCTTCAAATTGAAGAATCGGGATCAAATCGGCCAGTGTCTGAAATGAATTTGGAGATTCTGCACAAGGTAGTGGACATTCCGCAGCAACCACAGCATTGGAAAATGGGGAGGCACACTAAACTGCAAATGTCGCAACAGCAATTGTACAAGAACAAATTGCGTCCTCGAGAGTCAGGGCCCATTCAAGGCGATCTTGGCTTAGATAGAGTACCTGCAGATTTGTTGCCATTAAATCATGAGATTGCTGTCAATGCTGTTTTGCAACCACAGATTGTGCAACAGGGACAACCACAGCTTAAACTCCGTGGGAGGCCTCCTCAAACCAAGCAGCAGGGACAATTGGAGATTAAATGTCTTGGGAGACCTCCTAAATTAAGACCAGATGAAGATGGAGTTGTCAGGACCTCTCCTTTAGATCAGCGTCATCAACAATCGTGTGGTCCAGTCCAAGAAAGACCTCGCAAACGGAAAGCCGGTGATGCTAGAAGTGAAGGAAACCTGCCTTCTTCCGGGCATGCACAGAAGCGGCGTCTTGGAAGACCTCCTAAACCAAAACCTGTTTGA
- the LOC104422752 gene encoding optineurin translates to MAAGEGLDLQSLKTQLSQTPEMWKQEMAQMETRVDALQVKLQAVKACLHVSDEDERKELEVLWERVKSIAKLLTYLKSKAMVMAEPYLRESYGVKHMEGAALVDRSDSPLPSMSRDVDLSLIVGSDGQDSLSGTAKRQDCFNEKDMVYIDELLKSVQIVTDLMESLVKRVLLAESEIAIEKEKVTFGQLEIKRKAAQIESMSLKLEEMERFAVGTNSILNEMRQRVEDLVEETSRQRLRAEENEVELSRVKRDFESLKSYVSSLITVRETLLSSEKQFQTMEKLFERLMAKTTQLESEKMQKEVEVKKLMEDNVRLTMLLDKKEAQLMALNEQCKVMALSSLNI, encoded by the exons ATGGCCGCTGGGGAAGGTCTTGATTTGCAATCTCTGAAGACCCAGCTAAGCCAAACACCTGAAATGTGGAAGCAGGAGATGGCACAGATGGAAACACGAGTGGATGCTTTGCAAGTCAAGCTTCAGGCCGTAAAAGCTTGTTTACATGTGTCAGACGAAGATGAAAGGAAGGAACTAGAGGTTCTATGGGAAAGGGTGAAAAGTATAGCAAAATTGTTGACCTACTTAAAATCAAAGGCTATGGTCATGGCTGAACCGTACTTGCGTGAATCATATGGTGTCAAACACATGGAAGGTGCAGCACTTGTTGATAGAAGTGATAGTCCATTGCCTAGCATGTCTAGGGATGTTGATCTTTCTTTAATTGTCGGTTCAGATGGACAAGATTCATTGAGTGGAACTGCCAAGCGGCAAGATTGCTTCAATGAAAAGGATATGgtctatattgatgaattgctCAAGTCGGTGCAGATCGTGACTGATTTAATGGAATCTCTTGTTAAGAGGGTTCTTTTGGCTGAATCTGAAATTGCAATAGAAAAGGAGAAGGTTACTTTTGGTCAATTAGAGATCAAGAGGAAGGCTGCTCAAATTGAGAGCATGTCCCTAAAGTTAGAAGAAATGGAGAGGTTTGCTGTGGGTACGAACAGTATTTTAAATGAGATGCGACAAAGGGTTGAGGATTTGGTGGAGGAGACATCTAGACAGAGGCTAAGAGCTGAGGAAAATGAAGTGGAGCTTAGTCGTGTAAAGCGTGATTTTGAGTCTCTGAAATCGTATGTTAGCAGCCTTATTACAGTGCGAGAAACTCTTCTCTCATCAGAAAAGCAATTTCAGACAATGGAGAAGCTTTTTGAACG GCTAATGGCTAAAACAACCCAGTTGGAgagcgagaaaatgcaaaaagaggTGGAGGTGAAGAAACTCATGGAAGATAATGTGAGGTTGACTATGCTTCTCGATAAGAAGGAAGCACAATTGATGGCCTTGAACGAACAATGCAAGGTCATGGCTCTCAGTTCGTTGAATATATAG